The Streptomyces camelliae genome window below encodes:
- the acsA gene encoding acetate--CoA ligase — translation MHWETIPKDITPGVTPNLTDYDQASSDFSWSQARTALAGLPDGGLNIAHEAVDRHAGPDHGDKVALRCIARDNAVSTVTYAELARRTSRFANALRSLGVGHGDRVFTLLGRCPELYTVVLGTLKNTGVLCPLFSAFGPDPVEQRLRLGDARVLVTTAALYRRKVADRRASLAGLDHVLIVGPGAEELPGTVSFDALMSAASDSFRIPPTSPEDMALLHFTSGTTGTPKGAIHVHEAVVAHYATADYALDLHPEDVYWCTADPGWVTGMSYGVIAPLVHGVTVVVDEGDYDARRWYRILGEQRVSVWYTAPTALRMLMRSTPREGPYDLPRSYDLSALRFIASVGEPLNPEAVVWGKDVLGLPVHDNWWQTETGCIMIANFAACDIRPGSMGRPLPGVEAAVLKQGEDGRAMVTDGRVTEVDRPDVAGELALRPGWPSMFRGYLHDKERYDASFTDGWYLTGDLVRRDADGWYWFVGRADDVIKSAGHLIGPFEVESALMEHPAVAEAGVIGRPDPVAGNVVKAFVSLRPGIEASPDLERELLAFARRRLGPAVAPREIAFDQNLPKTRSGKVMRRLLRARELGLPTGDLSTLEGSG, via the coding sequence ATGCACTGGGAGACGATCCCCAAGGACATCACACCGGGCGTCACACCGAATCTCACCGACTACGACCAGGCCAGTTCCGACTTCTCCTGGTCGCAGGCGCGCACCGCGCTGGCCGGGCTGCCCGACGGTGGGCTGAACATCGCGCACGAGGCGGTCGACCGGCATGCGGGCCCGGATCACGGGGACAAGGTCGCGCTGCGGTGCATCGCTCGTGACAACGCCGTCTCCACTGTCACGTACGCCGAGCTGGCCCGACGTACGTCCCGCTTCGCGAACGCCCTGCGGTCGCTCGGCGTCGGCCATGGGGACCGGGTGTTCACCCTGCTCGGCCGCTGTCCCGAGCTCTACACGGTGGTTCTGGGCACGCTGAAGAACACCGGCGTGTTGTGCCCGTTGTTCTCCGCGTTCGGCCCGGACCCGGTGGAGCAGCGGCTGCGGCTCGGCGACGCGCGCGTGCTGGTGACGACCGCGGCTCTGTACCGGCGCAAGGTCGCCGACCGGCGGGCGTCGCTTGCCGGTCTCGACCACGTCCTCATCGTGGGGCCCGGTGCCGAGGAACTGCCCGGAACGGTCTCCTTCGACGCGTTGATGTCCGCAGCCTCGGACAGCTTCCGCATCCCGCCGACCTCGCCGGAGGACATGGCTCTGCTGCACTTCACCAGCGGGACCACCGGGACCCCCAAGGGCGCGATCCACGTCCACGAAGCGGTCGTCGCCCACTACGCCACGGCCGACTACGCCCTGGATCTGCATCCCGAGGACGTGTACTGGTGCACCGCCGACCCCGGCTGGGTCACCGGAATGTCGTACGGCGTCATCGCCCCGCTCGTCCATGGCGTGACCGTCGTCGTCGACGAGGGTGACTACGACGCCCGGCGCTGGTACCGGATCCTCGGCGAGCAGCGGGTCAGCGTCTGGTACACCGCGCCCACGGCTCTGCGCATGCTGATGCGGTCCACGCCCCGCGAGGGTCCGTACGACCTGCCACGCTCGTACGACCTGTCGGCTCTGCGCTTCATCGCCTCGGTCGGCGAGCCCCTCAACCCCGAGGCCGTGGTGTGGGGGAAGGACGTGCTCGGCCTGCCGGTGCACGACAACTGGTGGCAGACCGAGACGGGCTGCATCATGATCGCGAACTTCGCGGCCTGCGACATCAGGCCCGGCTCGATGGGGCGGCCGCTGCCCGGTGTCGAGGCGGCCGTGCTGAAGCAGGGCGAGGACGGCCGGGCGATGGTCACCGACGGCAGGGTGACGGAGGTGGACCGTCCCGACGTGGCGGGCGAGTTGGCGCTGCGGCCGGGCTGGCCGTCCATGTTCCGCGGCTATCTGCACGACAAGGAGCGTTACGACGCGTCGTTCACCGACGGCTGGTACCTGACGGGCGACCTGGTCAGGAGGGATGCGGACGGCTGGTACTGGTTCGTGGGGCGCGCCGACGACGTCATCAAGTCGGCGGGGCATCTGATCGGCCCGTTCGAGGTGGAGAGCGCGCTGATGGAACACCCGGCGGTCGCGGAGGCCGGAGTGATCGGCCGGCCGGACCCGGTCGCCGGGAACGTAGTCAAAGCGTTCGTGTCGCTGCGACCCGGCATCGAGGCGAGCCCGGATCTGGAGCGGGAGCTGCTGGCCTTCGCTCGCCGTCGGCTGGGCCCGGCCGTCGCACCCCGGGAGATCGCCTTCGACCAGAACCTGCCCAAGACCCGCAGTGGCAAGGTCATGCGCCGCCTCCTGCGTGCACGTGAACTCGGCCTGCCCACAGGCGACTTGTCGACCCTGGAGGGATCCGGATGA
- a CDS encoding V-type ATP synthase subunit D — translation MATLRTPPGRAGRLRLRRSLAVAVRGAGLLERKLSILRAEHQRLVQAEQDAAAAWHELLREAETWLLRGLVVSGEHALDLAAAGLASADVTVDWTTSMGAHHPSEVSCTVPTRPASAASPGNTALINAEAAYRRAVSAAADHACNRAAARIVGAEVLSTRQRVRALQRHWIPRLQEALAHADLTLEQSEHEDAVRRRWAARLLDEDESHG, via the coding sequence ATGGCCACCCTCCGTACTCCACCCGGACGTGCCGGGCGACTGCGTCTGCGGCGCAGCCTGGCGGTCGCCGTGCGCGGCGCCGGCCTTCTGGAGAGGAAGCTGAGCATCCTCCGTGCCGAGCACCAGCGCCTCGTACAGGCCGAGCAGGACGCTGCCGCCGCCTGGCACGAGCTGCTGAGGGAGGCCGAGACCTGGCTGCTGCGCGGGCTCGTCGTGAGCGGCGAGCACGCCCTGGACCTGGCGGCGGCCGGTCTCGCCTCGGCGGACGTCACCGTCGACTGGACCACGTCGATGGGGGCGCACCACCCGTCAGAGGTCTCCTGCACGGTTCCGACTCGCCCAGCGTCCGCTGCCTCACCAGGCAACACGGCCCTGATCAACGCCGAAGCCGCCTACCGGCGCGCGGTGTCGGCGGCCGCCGACCACGCCTGCAACCGGGCCGCCGCCAGGATCGTCGGCGCGGAGGTGCTCAGCACCCGCCAGCGGGTCCGGGCGCTGCAGCGCCACTGGATCCCGCGCCTGCAGGAGGCCCTCGCTCACGCGGACCTCACTCTGGAGCAGAGCGAGCACGAGGACGCCGTCCGGCGGCGGTGGGCCGCCCGCCTGCTGGATGAGGACGAGTCGCACGGCTGA
- a CDS encoding V-type ATP synthase subunit A, with the protein MGTVRSAPEAAASAGRRERPCRILRIAGPLVEMEYADGTAMYDLVSLGDAGLPGEVVAIKGGVVTVQAYEYTGGLAPGHSARPLGIPLSARLGPGLLGGVFDGLLRPLSGSGEWLVPGAGTTGGGNRSWRFTPVVTAGERVSEGQVLGEVGGTGPVPVRILVPSGAARTVERIAPEAEHPENAVLAVVGGTEVRMTASWPIRRPRPVRERLAAGQPLNTGQRAIDLLFPVARGSTVAVPGGFGTGKTMLLQQIAKWCDAEVIVYIGCGERGNEMADVITELAALEDPRTGGRLADRTVTIANTSNMPMMAREASIYTGTTVAEYFRDMGFDVVVIADSTSRWAEALREFASRTGALPAEEGYPAGLASAIAAFYERAGAVTTLGGEQGSVTVIGAVSPPGGDMTEPVTAHTERFVRCVWTLDRDLAYARHYPAVSWAGSFSRDADTLASAHADAGDPGWAARRARTAGLLAEADRLADLVDLIGITALPAQERISVLGGRLIREGVLQQSALSVQDAYCGAHKATALVEAFVAVVDRCRELVEAGVPASVVEEVDFGPLLRAREDVGPDDAAGVAARRDAMFASLAGLREAT; encoded by the coding sequence GTGGGCACCGTGAGGAGCGCGCCCGAGGCAGCCGCCTCGGCCGGCCGACGGGAGCGGCCTTGCCGCATCCTGCGCATCGCCGGCCCGCTGGTCGAAATGGAGTACGCAGACGGCACGGCCATGTACGACCTGGTCTCCCTGGGCGACGCGGGCCTGCCCGGCGAGGTGGTGGCGATCAAAGGGGGCGTGGTCACGGTCCAGGCCTACGAGTACACCGGCGGCCTTGCCCCCGGGCACAGCGCCCGGCCCCTGGGCATACCGCTGTCCGCCCGGCTCGGCCCCGGCCTGCTGGGCGGAGTGTTCGACGGCCTGCTGCGTCCGCTGTCGGGCAGCGGCGAATGGCTCGTCCCCGGCGCGGGCACGACCGGGGGCGGCAACCGCTCGTGGCGGTTCACACCCGTGGTGACGGCCGGGGAGCGGGTGTCCGAAGGCCAGGTCCTCGGCGAGGTCGGGGGAACCGGACCGGTGCCCGTGCGGATCCTCGTACCGTCCGGCGCCGCAAGGACCGTGGAGCGGATCGCCCCTGAGGCGGAGCACCCCGAGAACGCGGTGCTGGCCGTCGTCGGCGGCACCGAGGTCCGGATGACCGCTTCCTGGCCCATCCGGCGCCCCCGCCCGGTCCGCGAGCGCCTCGCCGCAGGGCAGCCGCTGAACACCGGGCAGCGCGCGATCGACCTGCTCTTCCCCGTGGCAAGGGGCAGCACGGTAGCCGTACCCGGCGGTTTCGGCACGGGCAAGACGATGCTGCTGCAGCAGATCGCCAAGTGGTGCGATGCCGAGGTGATCGTCTACATCGGCTGCGGAGAGCGCGGCAACGAGATGGCCGATGTCATCACCGAACTGGCCGCGCTCGAAGATCCCCGAACCGGAGGCCGGCTCGCCGACCGCACGGTGACGATCGCCAACACCTCCAACATGCCGATGATGGCCCGTGAGGCGAGCATCTACACCGGGACCACGGTCGCGGAGTACTTCCGTGACATGGGGTTCGACGTCGTGGTCATCGCCGACTCGACCTCCCGGTGGGCCGAGGCGCTGCGCGAGTTCGCCTCCCGTACCGGTGCGCTGCCGGCGGAGGAGGGCTATCCGGCGGGCCTGGCCTCGGCGATCGCCGCCTTCTACGAACGTGCCGGCGCGGTGACCACGCTCGGCGGTGAGCAGGGCTCGGTCACCGTCATCGGCGCGGTCTCGCCGCCCGGTGGCGACATGACGGAGCCGGTCACCGCTCACACCGAACGGTTTGTGCGGTGCGTGTGGACCCTGGACCGCGACCTTGCATACGCCCGGCACTACCCGGCTGTCTCCTGGGCGGGCTCCTTCTCCCGCGACGCGGACACCCTCGCCTCGGCCCACGCGGACGCCGGCGACCCCGGCTGGGCCGCCCGGCGCGCACGGACGGCCGGGCTGCTGGCCGAGGCGGACCGGCTGGCCGACCTCGTCGACCTGATCGGCATCACCGCGCTCCCCGCCCAGGAGCGGATCAGCGTGCTCGGCGGCCGGCTGATCCGCGAGGGGGTCCTCCAGCAGAGCGCGCTGTCGGTCCAGGACGCCTATTGCGGTGCGCACAAGGCCACGGCCCTGGTCGAGGCCTTCGTCGCGGTCGTGGACCGGTGCCGGGAGCTCGTCGAGGCCGGTGTCCCCGCCTCGGTGGTCGAGGAGGTGGACTTCGGACCGTTGCTGCGCGCTCGCGAGGACGTCGGCCCGGACGATGCCGCGGGCGTCGCGGCCCGGCGGGACGCCATGTTCGCCTCGCTCGCCGGGCTGCGGGAGGCGACGTGA
- a CDS encoding ATP synthase subunit C has protein sequence MIAWLIALPVVAAAFCGTRLLLRRHGRTAVRLIVAADAVLLVGAPALLTVALSGAPAQASGTQAAAQASGSGSAALIGAAIAVAGASIGAAIAVAYTGAAALAALSERPELFGRAMVIVGLAEGIAIYGLVVAILLIGKA, from the coding sequence GTGATCGCCTGGCTCATCGCCCTGCCCGTCGTCGCGGCGGCCTTCTGCGGCACGCGGTTGTTGCTGCGGCGGCACGGCCGTACGGCCGTGCGGCTGATCGTCGCCGCCGACGCGGTTCTGCTCGTGGGCGCGCCGGCCCTGCTGACCGTGGCCCTGAGCGGCGCGCCCGCCCAGGCGTCCGGTACCCAGGCCGCCGCCCAGGCATCGGGGTCCGGCTCGGCGGCGTTGATCGGGGCCGCGATCGCGGTCGCCGGGGCGTCGATCGGCGCGGCGATCGCCGTCGCCTACACCGGAGCCGCCGCGCTGGCGGCGCTGAGCGAACGGCCCGAGCTGTTCGGGCGGGCGATGGTCATCGTAGGCCTCGCCGAGGGCATCGCCATCTACGGCCTCGTCGTCGCGATCCTCCTCATCGGGAAGGCCTGA
- a CDS encoding V-type ATP synthase subunit E — MRSPAPDHLPAALEPVRDRLLRSARADAEELLARADREAEALLDAARAQAAAILDDARRQGEADAAQGRTAELTRVRRTIRARELGVRRHAYEELRRRTTERVRDLRHTADYPAMRDRLHQRAKRLLGADAEVVEHPGGGFVAEAPGCRADCTLDAFAVRALDRLGAEAESLWAP; from the coding sequence ATGAGGTCCCCGGCCCCAGATCACCTGCCCGCCGCCCTCGAACCGGTGCGGGACCGGCTGCTGCGCTCGGCCCGGGCCGACGCCGAGGAACTGCTGGCCCGCGCGGACCGGGAAGCCGAGGCGCTGCTCGACGCGGCCAGGGCCCAGGCAGCGGCGATCCTCGACGACGCCCGCCGCCAGGGCGAGGCCGACGCGGCCCAGGGGCGCACCGCGGAACTGACCCGGGTCCGCCGAACCATCCGCGCCCGCGAACTCGGCGTGCGCAGGCATGCCTACGAGGAGCTGCGCCGCCGTACCACCGAACGCGTCCGCGACCTGCGGCACACCGCGGACTACCCGGCGATGCGCGACCGGCTTCACCAACGGGCCAAGCGGCTCCTCGGAGCGGACGCCGAGGTCGTCGAGCACCCCGGCGGAGGATTCGTGGCCGAGGCACCGGGCTGCCGTGCCGACTGCACCCTGGACGCCTTCGCCGTCCGTGCGCTGGACCGGCTCGGGGCGGAGGCGGAGTCGTTGTGGGCACCGTGA
- a CDS encoding V-type ATP synthase subunit F: MGRVAAIGEQTRVAGLALAGVTVLVAEEPEAVHRAWRGLPQDVALVIVTPAAADTLGPALLDSARPLTAVMPA; the protein is encoded by the coding sequence ATGGGACGCGTGGCAGCCATCGGAGAGCAGACCCGGGTGGCGGGCCTGGCCCTGGCCGGTGTGACCGTCCTGGTCGCCGAGGAGCCGGAGGCCGTACACCGGGCATGGCGGGGCCTGCCGCAGGACGTCGCTCTGGTGATCGTCACCCCGGCCGCCGCCGACACCCTGGGCCCGGCGCTACTGGACAGCGCCCGGCCGCTCACGGCGGTGATGCCGGCATGA
- a CDS encoding acyl carrier protein, giving the protein MNRTEALDIVKESIVRVVPDADFTALGPDDPFRDALEMDSLDYLGFIEILSERTGIRIDDEDTPQLTTLSGSADFLVARAQ; this is encoded by the coding sequence GTGAACCGTACCGAAGCACTGGACATCGTCAAGGAGTCGATCGTCCGCGTCGTCCCTGACGCCGACTTCACCGCTCTGGGACCCGACGACCCGTTCCGCGACGCCCTCGAAATGGACTCGCTGGACTACCTGGGTTTCATCGAGATCCTCAGCGAACGCACCGGCATCCGCATCGACGACGAGGACACCCCGCAGCTCACCACGCTCTCCGGCAGCGCCGACTTCCTCGTCGCCCGGGCGCAATGA
- a CDS encoding alpha-ketoacid dehydrogenase subunit beta encodes MGSGGHPEEAKTTYREAMREALREALRADERVFLMGEDVGRYGGCFGVSLGLLEEFGPDRVRDTPLSESAFVGAGIGAALAGMRPIVEIMTVNFSLLALDQILNNAATLLHMSGGQLPVPLVIRMTTGAGRQLAAQHSHSLEGWYAHIPGIRVLAPATIEDARHMLAPALADPDPVLIFEHGSLYNAVGELAPPAAPVDLDHAAIRRPGTDISLITYGGSLPKALTAADELAAEGISAEVIDLRTLRPLDDATIAASVARTHRVVIVDEAWRTGSLAAEISARIAEQSFYELDAPVERVCSAEVPIPYARRLEEAALPQSADIVSAAHRAVD; translated from the coding sequence ATGGGCAGCGGCGGGCACCCGGAGGAGGCGAAGACGACCTACCGGGAGGCGATGCGTGAGGCTCTGCGGGAGGCCCTGCGCGCCGACGAGCGCGTCTTTCTCATGGGTGAGGACGTGGGCCGCTATGGCGGATGCTTCGGCGTCAGCCTCGGCCTGCTGGAGGAGTTCGGACCGGACCGGGTCCGCGACACCCCGTTGTCGGAGTCCGCGTTCGTGGGTGCGGGCATCGGCGCGGCCCTGGCCGGGATGCGGCCGATCGTCGAGATCATGACCGTCAACTTCAGCCTGCTCGCCCTCGACCAGATCCTCAACAACGCCGCCACCCTGCTGCACATGTCGGGCGGCCAGCTGCCCGTACCGCTGGTGATCCGCATGACAACGGGCGCGGGACGGCAGCTCGCCGCCCAGCACTCCCACAGCCTGGAGGGCTGGTACGCGCACATCCCCGGCATCCGCGTCCTCGCACCGGCCACCATCGAGGACGCCCGCCACATGCTCGCCCCGGCACTGGCCGACCCAGACCCCGTGCTGATCTTCGAACACGGCAGCCTCTACAACGCCGTCGGCGAACTCGCCCCGCCCGCCGCCCCGGTGGACCTGGACCATGCCGCGATCCGCAGGCCGGGCACCGACATCTCCCTGATCACCTACGGCGGCTCGCTGCCCAAAGCCCTCACCGCGGCCGACGAACTGGCCGCCGAGGGCATCAGTGCCGAGGTGATCGACCTGCGCACACTCCGGCCCCTCGACGACGCGACGATCGCCGCCTCCGTCGCTCGTACACACCGCGTCGTCATCGTGGACGAGGCCTGGCGCACCGGAAGCCTTGCCGCCGAGATCTCCGCCCGCATCGCCGAGCAGTCGTTCTACGAACTGGATGCCCCCGTGGAGCGGGTGTGCAGTGCGGAGGTTCCCATCCCGTACGCCCGGCGGCTTGAGGAGGCCGCCCTGCCGCAGAGCGCCGACATCGTTTCGGCGGCACACCGGGCGGTGGACTGA
- a CDS encoding V-type ATP synthase subunit B, with amino-acid sequence MTGWGEIEYTAIRELRGPLAVVAGVAGVGWDEFVRITLDSGEERHGLVLEVDRGLAVVQVLEDTAGMDPARVRMAFAGQPLRIPVGSGWLGRACNGRGEPIDGGPPVLGSDTAAVAGNPINPVRREPPAEPVLTGVGVMDALTTLVRGQKLPVFSIAGLPHLELAVQIAAQSTAGGEAFSVVFAGMGLTHADASLVRDALEERSAEGELVLLLNTADDPVIERILTPRIALTVAEHLAFEDGRHVLVVMTDMTSYAEALREVSAARGEVPARRAYPGYLYSDLASLYERCGRVRGRPGSVTVLPVLTMPAGDITHPVPDLTGYITEGQIVLSRETHALGVYPPVDALSSLSRLMRKGAGPGRTRPDHLDVAAQMLAALARARQVRELADLVGQTALSPADRRYLEFDEAFLRRFVHQRRDELRTLDETLEQAWQVLLDLPRSQLAMLPAQLLDARGADRSPGG; translated from the coding sequence GTGACCGGCTGGGGCGAGATCGAGTACACAGCGATCCGCGAACTGCGCGGTCCGCTCGCCGTCGTGGCGGGGGTGGCAGGCGTCGGCTGGGACGAGTTCGTCCGGATCACTCTCGACTCCGGCGAGGAGCGGCACGGACTCGTGCTGGAGGTGGATCGCGGGCTCGCCGTCGTCCAGGTCCTGGAGGACACCGCCGGCATGGATCCGGCACGGGTCCGGATGGCCTTCGCCGGGCAGCCGCTGCGCATCCCGGTCGGCTCCGGGTGGCTGGGGCGGGCCTGCAACGGCCGCGGCGAACCGATCGACGGCGGGCCGCCCGTTCTTGGGTCCGACACCGCGGCGGTCGCCGGGAACCCGATCAACCCGGTGCGCAGGGAACCGCCCGCAGAGCCGGTGCTCACAGGCGTCGGCGTCATGGACGCGCTCACCACGCTCGTACGCGGCCAGAAGCTGCCGGTGTTCTCCATCGCGGGGCTGCCGCACCTGGAACTCGCCGTCCAGATCGCCGCCCAGTCCACGGCGGGCGGCGAGGCGTTCAGCGTCGTCTTCGCCGGTATGGGACTCACCCACGCCGACGCCTCCCTCGTGCGTGACGCCTTGGAGGAGCGGTCCGCCGAGGGAGAGCTGGTGCTGCTGCTCAACACCGCGGACGATCCGGTGATCGAACGCATCCTGACCCCGCGGATCGCGCTCACCGTCGCCGAGCACCTCGCCTTCGAGGACGGCAGGCATGTGCTCGTGGTCATGACCGACATGACCAGCTATGCCGAGGCGCTGCGGGAGGTCTCCGCGGCACGCGGCGAGGTTCCGGCCCGTCGCGCCTACCCCGGCTACCTCTACAGTGACCTCGCCTCCCTTTACGAACGGTGCGGGCGCGTCCGGGGCCGGCCCGGCTCCGTCACCGTGCTCCCGGTGCTCACCATGCCCGCCGGTGACATCACGCATCCGGTGCCGGACCTGACCGGGTACATCACGGAGGGGCAGATCGTGCTGTCCCGTGAGACGCACGCGCTCGGGGTGTACCCGCCGGTGGATGCCCTGTCGTCGCTCTCCCGTCTGATGCGCAAGGGGGCCGGCCCCGGTCGTACCCGGCCCGACCATCTCGACGTCGCCGCCCAGATGCTCGCCGCCCTCGCGCGGGCCCGGCAGGTCCGCGAACTCGCCGACCTGGTCGGGCAGACGGCGCTCAGCCCGGCCGACCGCCGGTACCTGGAATTCGACGAGGCGTTCCTGCGGCGTTTCGTGCACCAGCGCCGTGACGAACTGCGAACGCTCGACGAGACGTTGGAGCAGGCCTGGCAGGTCCTGCTCGACCTGCCCAGAAGTCAACTCGCCATGCTCCCGGCTCAGTTGCTGGACGCCCGCGGCGCGGATCGATCACCCGGGGGGTGA
- the pdhA gene encoding pyruvate dehydrogenase (acetyl-transferring) E1 component subunit alpha — translation MSPARDTRTRKGSAAPKAAKKAATSKQAEKTWALAGRPATAHSVDLLEAMLRIRRFEERCVELYSAARIRGFVHLYIGEEAVAVGVNEALSPEDAVVATYREHGHALARGIPAEAVMAEMYGRTTGCSGGRGGSMHLFDASRRFYGGSAIVAGGLPLAAGLALADRMRGQHRVTCCFFGDGAFAEGEFHETANLAALWNLPLLLACENNLYAMGTALAREHAQTDLAMRAASYGMPAWAVDGMDVEAVEQAARRAAEGIRAGTGPHFLELRTYRFRAHSMYDPDRYRGKAEIEQWKARDPINRLIERMREDGELGDKDLAGIEGRVTDEVDRAVEAAEQAPEEPVEDLLRHVTSTSAEVS, via the coding sequence ATGAGCCCCGCCCGCGACACCCGCACCCGGAAGGGCTCGGCGGCCCCGAAGGCGGCGAAGAAGGCCGCGACGAGCAAGCAGGCCGAGAAGACATGGGCCCTCGCCGGTCGGCCCGCCACCGCGCACAGCGTGGATCTCCTGGAGGCCATGCTGCGCATTCGGCGCTTCGAGGAGCGATGCGTCGAGCTCTACAGCGCGGCACGGATCCGCGGCTTCGTCCACCTCTACATCGGCGAGGAGGCCGTCGCCGTCGGCGTCAACGAGGCGCTCAGCCCCGAGGACGCGGTGGTCGCAACCTACCGCGAACACGGCCACGCACTCGCCCGCGGTATCCCCGCCGAGGCCGTCATGGCCGAGATGTACGGCAGGACGACCGGCTGCAGCGGGGGCCGCGGCGGATCCATGCACCTGTTCGACGCGAGCCGCCGTTTCTACGGCGGCAGCGCGATCGTCGCCGGCGGGCTCCCCCTGGCCGCGGGTCTCGCCCTCGCCGACCGCATGCGCGGGCAACACCGCGTCACCTGCTGCTTCTTCGGCGACGGAGCCTTCGCCGAGGGCGAGTTCCACGAGACGGCGAACCTCGCTGCCCTGTGGAACCTGCCGCTGCTGCTGGCCTGCGAGAACAACCTCTACGCCATGGGCACCGCCCTCGCGCGGGAGCACGCGCAGACCGACCTGGCCATGCGCGCCGCCTCCTACGGCATGCCCGCCTGGGCCGTGGACGGCATGGACGTCGAAGCCGTCGAGCAGGCCGCCCGCCGGGCCGCCGAGGGCATCCGGGCCGGCACCGGACCGCACTTCCTGGAGCTGCGCACCTACCGCTTCCGCGCCCACTCCATGTACGACCCGGACCGCTACCGTGGCAAGGCGGAGATAGAGCAGTGGAAGGCCCGGGACCCGATCAACCGGCTCATCGAGCGCATGCGCGAGGACGGCGAACTGGGCGACAAGGACCTCGCCGGGATCGAGGGCCGGGTCACCGACGAGGTCGACCGCGCCGTCGAAGCGGCCGAGCAGGCGCCGGAAGAGCCGGTCGAAGACCTGCTCCGCCATGTCACCAGCACGTCTGCGGAGGTGAGCTGA
- a CDS encoding 2-oxo acid dehydrogenase subunit E2 has protein sequence MAEFTMPSLGADMDEGTLQEWLVGPGDLVHKGDPVAVVETAKSTIEVECFETGTMGKLLVAPGTTVPVGTALALIEPTAEEPKGREKRRKAEKAEEKRPAGPAPKHAAHPAQPESARVTVPSDVHGLRHIEAGPLLRHLAERSGIELETLQGSGPGGRITRTDVEQAVAATGAAAPPSRLRVSPFARRLAAELDVDLAAVAGTGKDGAVRADDVRRAAPGPTTTAAPPRHVAAAARPSEDRASTMRQAIAGLMARANRDIPHYYLSTTVDMATAMDWLREHNRRSPVGERLLPAALLLKAAALAAREVPELNGIWTEDRFTAGDGVHLGVAVSLRGGGLVAPALRDADTLELPRLMTALKDLVARARTGRLRGSEVSGPTITVTNLGDQGVETVFGVIYPPQVALVGFGRVTDRPCAVDGLLGVRPVVTATLSADHRATDGAVGARYLTAVDRLLQKPEEL, from the coding sequence ATGGCCGAGTTCACCATGCCGTCCCTGGGCGCCGACATGGACGAGGGCACTCTCCAGGAATGGCTGGTGGGGCCCGGTGACCTGGTCCACAAGGGCGATCCGGTCGCGGTCGTCGAGACCGCGAAGTCCACGATCGAGGTGGAGTGCTTCGAGACCGGGACGATGGGAAAGCTGCTCGTCGCGCCGGGTACGACGGTGCCGGTCGGTACTGCGCTCGCACTGATCGAGCCAACCGCAGAAGAACCCAAGGGACGCGAGAAGCGTCGCAAGGCCGAGAAAGCCGAAGAGAAACGACCGGCCGGCCCAGCGCCGAAACACGCGGCGCACCCTGCCCAGCCCGAATCCGCACGCGTTACGGTGCCGTCCGATGTGCACGGCCTCCGGCACATCGAGGCGGGCCCCCTGCTCCGCCACCTCGCGGAGCGCAGCGGCATCGAACTGGAGACCCTCCAGGGATCCGGGCCCGGAGGCCGCATCACCCGAACCGACGTCGAGCAGGCAGTCGCAGCCACCGGGGCCGCCGCTCCGCCATCGCGCCTGCGGGTCAGCCCATTCGCCCGACGGCTCGCCGCAGAACTGGACGTCGACCTGGCCGCGGTGGCGGGGACCGGCAAGGACGGCGCCGTCCGCGCCGACGACGTGCGCAGGGCAGCCCCGGGACCGACGACCACGGCCGCACCCCCGCGCCACGTCGCCGCCGCTGCGCGCCCCTCCGAAGACCGGGCGTCCACGATGCGCCAGGCGATCGCCGGACTCATGGCCCGCGCCAATCGCGACATCCCGCACTACTACCTGTCCACCACCGTCGACATGGCCACCGCCATGGACTGGCTGCGCGAACACAACCGGCGCAGCCCCGTCGGCGAGCGGCTGCTTCCCGCCGCCCTGCTCCTCAAGGCCGCGGCCCTCGCAGCCCGCGAGGTCCCCGAGCTCAACGGCATCTGGACCGAGGACCGCTTCACGGCGGGCGACGGCGTGCACCTCGGCGTGGCCGTGTCCCTGCGCGGCGGCGGGCTTGTCGCCCCTGCCCTGCGCGACGCGGACACCCTTGAACTCCCCCGTCTGATGACCGCCTTGAAAGACCTGGTCGCCCGCGCCCGCACCGGCAGGCTCCGCGGTTCCGAGGTGTCCGGCCCGACCATCACGGTCACCAATCTCGGTGACCAGGGTGTGGAAACCGTCTTCGGCGTCATCTACCCGCCGCAGGTGGCCCTGGTCGGCTTCGGACGGGTCACCGACCGTCCGTGCGCCGTCGACGGACTGCTGGGCGTACGGCCCGTCGTCACAGCCACCCTGTCGGCGGACCACCGAGCGACCGACGGCGCCGTCGGAGCCCGCTACCTCACAGCGGTCGACCGCCTGCTGCAGAAGCCGGAGGAGCTGTGA